From the Streptomyces sp. SN-593 genome, the window GGCGGTCGACATCGGTGCCGCCCGCACCCGGGTGCACCTGCGCGGCAGCGGGCTGGTGGTGGACGAGCCCAGCGTCGCCGCGGTGGACATCCGCACCGGCGCGCTGATCGCCGTCGGCAAGCGGGCCGAGACGATGGCCGGCCGCACCCCCGACCACATCCGGGTGGCCCGCCCGGTGGCCGGGGGCGCCGTCGTCGACGTCGAGATGGCGCAGCGGATGCTGCGGCACGTCCTCGGCGACAAGCTCGGCCGGCGCTGGCTGCGGCTGCGCGGCACCCCGGTGATGCGCGCCGCGGTGTGCATGCCGCACGGCAGCGCCCCGATCGCCCGCCGCGCCGCCGTCGAGACGATGTACGGCCTCGGCGCGCGCCGGGTGGAGATGGTGGACACCCTCATCGCCGCGGCGGTCGGCTGCGGGCTGCCCGTGGAGCACCCCGAGGCCACCATGATCGTGGTGTGCGGGGCCGGGACGACCCAGGTGGCGGTGCTCTCGCTCGGCGCGATCGTGGCCGCGGAGACCGTGCCGGTCGGCGGCGACGCGATCGA encodes:
- a CDS encoding rod shape-determining protein; translated protein: MSPTLDQLRRCTVAVDIGAARTRVHLRGSGLVVDEPSVAAVDIRTGALIAVGKRAETMAGRTPDHIRVARPVAGGAVVDVEMAQRMLRHVLGDKLGRRWLRLRGTPVMRAAVCMPHGSAPIARRAAVETMYGLGARRVEMVDTLIAAAVGCGLPVEHPEATMIVVCGAGTTQVAVLSLGAIVAAETVPVGGDAIDRAVVDHLRSNHALMLPSQSVRPLHKVLGSAESRGITTTEVYGRDVVSGLARSVLVDTEVVRNAMRTPLNAVLDAMTSVLRRCAPDLVSDLAERGVILAGGSAHMPGLDLMLREATNMPVNVAPGPDTVAVRGLGAMIEGKVRPMELSPLTA